Proteins co-encoded in one Euleptes europaea isolate rEulEur1 chromosome 1, rEulEur1.hap1, whole genome shotgun sequence genomic window:
- the LRRN1 gene encoding leucine-rich repeat neuronal protein 1: MAGIIYVLRVCPLVLGLLINPFSASSIQNNECPQLCVCEIRPWFTPQSTYREATTVDCNDLRLTKIPSNLSSDTQVLLLQSNNIAKTTDELQQLFNLTELDFSQNNFTSIKDVGLSNLTQLTTLHLEENQVTEMTDYCLQDLCNLQELYINHNQISTISANAFSGLKNLLRLHLNSNRLKIIDSRWFDSTPNLEILMIGENPVIGILDMNFKPLSNLRSLVLAGMYLTDIPGNALVGLDSLESLSFYDNRLVKVPQLALEKVPNLKFLDLNKNPIHKIQEGDFRNMLRLKELGINNMGELVSVDRYALDNLPELTKLEATNNPKLSYIHRLAFRNVPALESLMLNNNALNAVYQKTVESLPNLREISIHSNPLRCDCVIHWINSNKTNIRFMEPLSMFCAMPPEYRGQQVKEVLIQDSNEKCLPMISHDTFPNHLNLDIGMTVFLDCRAMAEPEPEIYWVTPLGNKITADTLSDKYKLSNEGTLEISNIQTEDSGRYTCVAQNLEGADTRVATIRVNGTLLDGTQVLKIYVKQAESHSILVSWKVNSNVMTSNLKWSSATMKIDNPHITYTARVPVDVHEYNLTHLQPSTDYEVCLTVSNIHQQTQKSCVNVTTKNAAFALDITDQETSTALAAVMGSMFAVISLASVSVYVAKRFKRKNYHHSLKKYMQKTSSIPLNELYPPLINLWEGDSEKDKEGSAETKPTQVDTSRSYYMW, encoded by the coding sequence ATGGCTGGGATTATTTATGTTTTAAGAGTTTGTCCTTTGGTACTGGGATTGCTCATAAATCCATTCAGTGCATCTTCCATACAGAATAATGAATGtccacagttgtgtgtgtgtgagatcagGCCGTGGTTTACGCCCCAGTCAACCTACAGAGAAGCTACAACAGTTGATTGCAATGATCTTCGTTTAACAAAAATCCCCAGCAACCTGTCCAGTGATACCCAAGTTCTTTTGTTGCAAAGCAACAACATTGCTAAAACTACAGATGAGCTCCAGCAACTTTTCAATTTAACAGAGTTGGATTTTTCACAGAATAATTTCACTAGTATAAAAGATGTGGGGCTGTCAAATCTCACCCAACTCACTACTTTACACCTGGAGGAAAATCAGGTCACTGAGATGACGGATTACTGTTTACAGGATCTGTGCAATCTTCAGGAACTTTACATAAACCATAACCAAATCAGTACCATTTCTGCAAATGCGTTCTCAGGCCTGAAGAATCTTTTAAGACTTCATCTTAACTCCAACAGATTAAAAATTATTGACAGTCGTTGGTTTGATTCAACACCCAACCTGGAAATTTTGATGATTGGGGAAAATCCTGTGATTGGAATACTAGATATGAACTTTAAACCGCTCTCAAATTTAAGAAGTCTGGTTCTGGCTGGCATGTACTTGACTGACATTCCTGGCAATGCACTTGTAGGTTTGGATAGTCTCGAAAGTCTGTCTTTCTATGACAACAGGTTGGTTAAAGTTCCTCAGCTTGCACTTGAGAAAGTTCCAAATCTAAAATTTTTGGATCTTAACAAAAACCCAATCCACAAAATCCAAGAAGGAGATTTCAGAAACATGCTTCGTCTGAAGGAACTTGGAATCAACAATATGGGAGAGCTGGTTTCTGTTGATAGATATGCACTAGACAATCTTCCTGAACTTACCAAGCTTGAAGCAACAAACAATCCAAAGTTATCTTACATACACCGTTTAGCATTTCGCAATGTCCCTGCGCTGGAGAGCCTGATGCTTAATAACAATGCCTTGAATGCAGTCTACCAAAAAACAGTGGAATCCCTTCCAAATTTGCGTGAGATCAGCATTCACAGTAATCCCCTCAGGTGCGACTGTGTCATCCACTGGATAAACTCAAACAAGACCAATATCCGTTTCATGGAGCCCTTATCAATGTTCTGTGCCATGCCACCAGAATACAGAGGGCAACAAGTAAAGGAGGTGTTGATACAAGACTCCAATGAGAAATGTCTTCCAATGATTTCTCATGACACTTTCCCAAATCATTTGAATTTGGACATTGGCATGACTGTCTTCTTAGATTGTCGGGCCATGGCAGAACCAGAACCTGAGATTTATTGGGTAACTCCACTTGGGAATAAAATAACCGCTGACACCCTTTCGGACAAGTACAAGCTTAGCAACGAAGGGACTCTGGAAATATCTAATATTCAAACTGAAGATTCTGGGAGGTACACTTGTGTGGCCCAAAACCTAGAAGGTGCAGACACCAGAGTAGCTACAATAAGAGTGAATGGCACATTGCTGGATGGTACTCAGGTGCTGAAAATATATGTCAAGCAAGCAGAATCTCATTCAATCCTAGTTTCTTGGAAGGTAAATTCTAATGTTATGACCTCTAACTTAAAATGGTCATCTGCCACAATGAAGATTGACAACCCTCACATTACCTATACCGCAAGGGTCCCTGTTGATGTGCATGAATATAACCTGACACATTTGCAACCCTCCACAGATTATGAGGTCTGTCTCACTGTATCCAACATCCATCAGCAAACTCAGAAGTCCTGTGTTAATGTTACAACAAAAAATGCAGCTTTTGCCCTGGACATTACTGACCAGGAAACCAGTACAGCCCTGGCTGCAGTTATGGGATCAATGTTTGCGGTTATCAGTCTGGCCTCTGTTTCTGTTTACGTTGCTAAACGGTTCAAGAGGAAAAACTATCACCATTCGCTGAAAAAGTATATGCAAAAGACCTCTTCCATCCCACTGAATGAGCTATATCCTCCACTTATTAACCTCTGGGAAGGGGACAGTGAAAAGGACAAGGAGGGTTCTGCAGAAACCAAGCCGACTCAAGTGGACACATCCAGAAGCTATTATATGTGGTAA